The DNA region TTCACAAGATCTCTCTTCAGGATTTACAGAAGGGTACAGGGAAGGACGGTATGTATGTCTGCTTCCAGTGCAGCCTCGGTGCAGCTCCTCCTAGTTTTCATTTTATGAGCAATAATCCCAGTGCTACTCATGTTGGAAATAGAACTGACACCTTCTCAAGTTCTGTTAATAACAAATTTAAGGTAAGGAACTTTAAGCCAGGCAAATACTATTGTGATAAATGTCGATTTTCCACTAAGGACCCGCTGCAGTACAAAAAGCACACCCTTCAACATGAGGAGATTAAATTCATTTGTTCTCACTGCAGCTACATTTCATATACGAAAGGGGAGTTTCAGAGGCATTTGGTGAAACACACAGGCATATTTCCTTATCAGTGTGAGTACTGTGACTATGGTGCTATTAGAAATGATTATATTGTCAAACACACAAAGAGAGTGCATGAAAGGGCAGGTGCAAAACGGCCAGTCAAAGCTGTTGCCAAGCCGGAGCCAAAAAGAACCAGCACTTCAAAACAAAACTCAGAGCTTTTAAAAGCGTCCAGTCCACGGGCTGCAATTCAAAATAAGTGGTCAGATCAACTATCAGGTTTCTCTCTCCatgcaaataaagacaaaatgcaCAATATCATGTTGTTACCTGAACCAAAAGAATACCAAAAAGATGTAGTTTGTATTCCAAATAAAATGACCCTTTCTGAGCCAACTGAAGTCAACCTGTTTGAGAACAAAAATGTTGAAGTAGAAGTGTTATCCCCTGCGAAAGAACCTGTTCAGCCAGGTATGCCGCTGACGGTTGTTGCACCAGCAGAACTGGTTGTCCCTGCAAACTGTTTAGCCCAGTTGATAGACGTGAAGGTTGTCAATGGTACACAGCAGCTTGTTCTGAAACTGTTCCCGCTGGAAGAAAATAATTGCCTTGAAGCTGGGAGGGGCAATGGAGGTCATTCTGAACATATGGCAAAAGAGAAGGGTTCAGatgaacaagaaaaaatactttctgcAGAAAAAACAAAGTCACTGACAATTGATGAGAATGTTGGAAAACTTGTAGGCATTGATAGTTTTCAATCTTCAGTTCagaaacaacttaaaaatatgaaatgggtAAGGTCTTATGATTTTATTATGCCAGATTCTAGTGTGCACAACCATGGAAAATCCTTCATTCATTCTGAAACAATTGAggattttcagaaaagaaataatttgtatCCACATAGAACTGCTTTTCCTTCAGTTGCCTTAAAAGGTCATTCTCTAGCATCTGTATTGAAAAACAGTGTTTTACGTAGTCTTGGAGCCGCATCAAACCCTTTTCCATATAAAGCTGTTTGTTTTGctgaaaatggaagaaatttaCACAGTAACTCATTCCCTTTTGCTGCATCACCTGCAACCTTTTCCTTCTCTGGAGAAAAGGGCTTATTGCCTATAAGTGAAAATGACTTGGAATCTAGAAGAAAGATGAGTATTCCTGTAAAAATGATTTCCTCTAATAGGAAGCAGGAAGATAACCAGACAGAAGAACACAAGGTGGTTTCAAGTGTAGGCCAGATTTCCTCTCAACATAAAAATGAGTATTTACATGTTAACATAACTGGAGAAGATAGACCTGAACAGCCTGGGGATAAGCCTTTGGAATTAAAGAATTCTGAAAGGACTACCAACACTAATGATGGCCCAGTCATCTCATCAGTATTCTCTCTGAGCTCTGGATCTGAAAATGTCCCCGAGGGCATCAAGTGGAATAGCTCAACGTCTAAAATAAAGTCAATTGAACTGTTGCGCAGAAAGATAGCTCAGTTAATTGAGTCCTGTGGCAAGCCTTCATCTTTGGCTTCAAATAGTGCACATCGTCGCTCTGGAGGGCAGGCGTCAAAGGTAACTTCAAAAGCTACCTCTGAAGGTATTCAAGAAATCAATATGTCACTCACTGGCCCTGACCATCCCACAGGTACTCTTCAGAAACCTCCGAATGATGGTGGTGGTACTGGTAACAGACAACTTACTCATCAACAAATATATTCACAGTTTGTGGATGGCAGTGTTAGGAAAACCAAAAGGAGAGTGGCCAGGAAGGCTCATGTTGCCACACCAGTGTTAATCCCCAAAGGGGCTGTGCTGAGGGTTCTTAATTCCTCTGAGGATGCCCACATCATAGAGGCTACATGTGAAGCACCTGTCAGCATACCTTGCAGTGAAACACAGTTAAAACCAGCTCCATTTTGCCCTGTGAAACAAGCAGACTCAGACTTACAGCCTTTAAGAAGTGAAAGGGGGCCAATAGATATGTCCCAAAATCTTGAGACACCTCTGAGGCCTAAACTGAAAAAAGAGAGTGCTGTCTGTAGCACCATCCCTAAAAAAACTGGCACCTTGCATGGACAGCAAGGAAGCAGTGAATTAAATAAGCAAGGCAGACTGCTTTCCAGAAATCTTTCGATAAgtagaaataaaaccaaacaagTACACTTCGCcaagaagaagaacaaaattcAGGCCGAACCCAGCCGCTCTCTCAAGGATCCTTCAATTTTTCAGGTTGCAAGACAACTTCGGCTGATAGCAGCTAAGCCAGATCAGTTGATTAAGTGTCCCCGTCGGAACCAGCCAGTCATTGTGTTAAACCACCCTGATGTGGACTCACCAGAAGTGACCAATGTGATGaaggtaataaataaatacaaaggcaATGTCCTCAAAGTTGTTTTATCAGAGAGGACTAGGTGTCAGCTAGGCATCAGACGGCATCATGTACGCCTGACCTACCAGAATGCAGAAGAAGCCAGTCACGTTAAAAGGCAAATGATGTTGAAAATGAAACTCAAAAAAGTTCATAAAAACAACTACCAGGTAGTGGATTCCTTGCCTGATGACTCCACACAGTGTGTGTTTAAGTGCTGGTTTTGTGGGCGGCTGTATGAAGACCAGGAAGAGTGGATGAGTCACGGCCAACGGCATTTGATAGAAGCAACTAGAGACTGGGATGTGCTTTCCTCCAAGGGCAAATAAGTAAACAGTTACTCTTTGAAGCAAGTTATCTTTTAGTTTATTCTGGTTTGGAGTCCCTTCACCCAGAATAAGTAGAAGAAATATAGACTGTAGAAATGAGAGGACTGCTAATTCTTCATTCAGAACTGTAGGTATACTGGGAGCCAAGGGTCTGAACATGAAGTATGTGATTAGACCCCAGAATGTATTTGAGGTCCCTGAAATTGTACACACAAATTGATACATACGCATTGTTCTGGAGAGAGCCTATGAAACTTTGAACAGATTTTCAGTGGGATTTGACAGTTTTCTTTGTTTAGCACCCCCTTTTCTAAGTACATACAGATCTTTCATAACCCATTCAGAGGGGCAGATTGAAAATGTTTTACACATGCTCTTCATATAAATGCTACTGAAGAATTAAACCTATGTCTTGGTGTgcacatctgttttgtttttgcattaaCTTGCATCCTGAGTATTTGGTGCACAATGGGAATTACATTTTCTGCTTTACTATCTTAAATTTGGTTGTAGAGAAATGTCCATTGTTTTACTCCCTTCCTGGTTTTGTAATACTCCAAGTGTTCCATATAGCACaaagagttttgcttttattggcCATTTTAAAGAATGCTTTCAACTGTTTGCCTGAATTTACTCCTTTCACGGCAAGTgttggaagaaaaataacattttcaaaaatttagcttttactttctttaaaatacattggTTTATGACAGTTGGGAAGGGAATGTATCttttggcaaagaaaaaaattacagaaggaAAATACCTAGAACTGTTTTCTCTTAGCCCTTACCACTCCCAGAAACATAACTTAAGTGACCAATTTAACATGCAAGGGAACAGGCTTACACATAGATAAAACTTGCAAACAAGGCTTATAAAGTTATGAAAGGGGTTTCATATGCCTGAGACCTTGGGTGGATGCTGTCTGCTCTCTCTCTGGACCCTTTTGAGTCGTGGACAATAGCCTCCCTTTGCCATTTCTCAACAGGCCTCCTGTGGCCCAGCACAACTTCCTTGCCCACTTCTGTTTCTTCTGTGCCTTTGAGTAAGGTTTTCTGTTATGCTAGAAAATGGCAGGAGTCAACAAAAGAAAGACCTCCCACTATTTATGCTCAAGTTACAGGAACATGATCTCTGATTTTCACTGGTAGTAACCTAACCCTCTGTTTCTAATTTGTCTTAACCCCATTCATGCTTACCCTGCCACTCAGCTTTCTCGGGGAAGCAACTTGGGGAACACTCCTTCCACTCCCTACTCTACCAGCAGATGTCAGGACTGTCGCTTATCTACACAACACATTTGTGTTCTTTAGAAAAAGGCCCACCCCCTGCACAAGCACAGCTTCTTGGGCAGATAGATGGCTTGGCAATTGCTCAAGATTGGATTCTAGTCTTCACTTGACTGTGCAGCTGGGCACTGACCATCAGGTAGAGCACAGACGGCACAGCCACAAGGCATTTTCCTCCCTCCAGGAGCTATTCCTGCCTTAGGCGATTTATGGGGCGCAGTGAATGAAACTGAGGGGTTACATCTGAAAAAGACACCAATGATTTTTATCTTACTGGGTAGTCAATTGGagactttatgattttttttttttcatatgggaAAGTCTTAGATTCCTGCAGATGGGATTGCAATTCTTTGCAGTTTGTTCTCATTACAGATAATCAACATTTCTTTTGTATAATTCAGTACATGATcaagttaattaatttttattgaaatttaaaacttgcatttttatatatgtgtatatatgtgtgtgtacacataaaatattttttaccacATGAAAATTGCAGTACCTAATTTTCTGATTTCCTATTTTATAATGATACAAGGGCTGGAAAAATGTAGAATGTTTTTATATTCCAGAAGTTTATTTTGAAAGTACATTTTTATAAGGGTCTAATCTcacttttagaaaatgaaagcacAGGAATGATGGGGTCTGGTTTATATGAACAAGTGATAGAAACCCCTGTGGATCATTTTATTACTGCATTTAGTCCTTGTGCATTTTTATTTGGTGATTTTGGGGAAGTAGATTTTTGGTACCATTTTACAACATAAAGGAGAGCATTCAAAGTTTTGTCCATGTTACATACTTGTACTCCTATGGCATGAAAAAAAGCTCCTGGGATGGGGAAAGGAGTGAAGAAGAAaaggctgtgtttttttttttctttctttctttttcctactttttttctctcctgttccTCACCGCATAGTGCTTTTTACTGAAAAGCTAAACTGAGAATTGGCCTTGAATCAGGTCAGAGTGTTAACTATCAACATGAAGTATTTGCAGTTTGCCGCATCAACTGTTTTTCAAACattatctaaaaacaaaagtGGCATACTTTGATGGAGCTTAATTGCGTGAGTAGAGTATGTAGCAAAGCTTTTCAGGATTTTCAGAACTAGCATACCTTTTAAGGAGTAAAAGGGTTTCTGGAAGTCAAAAATGGGAAAGCGAAAAGTAGCTGTCTTCCCTATATAAAGAGCTTTAGAAAATAGCTTAACCTGTAGGTACATGTCatgaaataaacacatttctaACAAAATGAGGGAGTAGGGGCAGACCTGTGTTGTGTATTCGTGTGTTCTTACCTTAATGTTGAAGGACCTCTAGTCACTACATTTTGTTAATACTaccaataaaatcattttaaatttattttttaaagtagatattCTTTGGGGGACCAGAGAGTTTGTTATGTTTATGATATTgacaaataaagtaaaaaaaaaaatctgactcaaAGTATACGTTAATAGACTATTCAAATTTTTATCCCCAGTCCAGAACATCTCATAGCCTTCATTAAGGGCCAAGTGCTGTCTGTTGAACTAGACTGGACACAACACATTGTCTCAAAAGTTCCAGCTTTCTTTAGGACATGTTATATAAACCATCCCAGAAATTGAAGATGTGATGCTGCACGGCCTTTGGAATAATTTTTCAATCTGTAAATGTCAATATGAGCAGAAACGAAACATTGTGTAACATGTTTTAAGCATTATTGTAATTCCTGTGTTAACAGTTTGTGTGTCTGCTGCTCTGGTTTTGAAACATGTTTGTATATAGATATAGGAGTTGgcataaattttgttaaataaagcaacaaaaattttCTTTGCCCTTTCATTTCAGATGTTATGCAGATGACTGTTTATTACATAGCCTATTTGTATTAGACGTTTCTGAATCAGAGGCATCATTCTACACAACAGGTGTTTTGAATTCTACCAGGGTATGTTTAGAATTAGATGCACTGATGGGATGGTTAACCTTGCACACCCTAATATGAGCAGGCGAGgttatgtttctgttttgtttcgcTTGTAAATTCACAAGAGGTGCTAGTTTGGACAGCAGTGGCAATTTTCCTGGCATGGTTAGTGGCCTCAGCAGAGAAAGTATCTGGGCCTTTCACCTGCCTTCCATGTCTCAGGTGGAAGAGTTCCCAAGCAGTGATGTACCCCTGGACCACGTGAGTGTACTTGCACTGTTGATGTCATCTCTCCAATTTTCTCTTGTACCTGAGTCCACAGATGTTTGGGATGCAAGAGTATGAGGATATTTAAAGAGGcacttaatttcctcatctcatTCCTAGGGCCCAAGGAGTcataaagggaaaggaagagaattgGACTTATGACCAATACTGGCAGATCTGAGGAAAATGGAGATGAGTTGCTTTAGTTCAGCATTTTGACCTATTGGTTTCTGAATTAAAATGAGTCGTCATCTTTGAATCCCATACTATCATTTAGTACTTTTGACAGTAGTTATTTCGGGGAGAGTGGAGGTTAAATAAGGGAGCAGGAAACTGAAGAGGATCTGTGTTATGCATGGAGTACCAGGGATAGTTAGTGTAGTGAGTCACATAGGGAACATGGGTGGAAATTGACTTCAAGGGTGTAAAGCTAGGAAGTGGCCATCACTAATGCACACTGTGTTACAGAAAACATGTTAAAACCCAAGCTCAAGAGAATAACACCTGATTCACCAGGTTTACATGATGCCCTTGGATTTCAAATGTTATGAGACTTTGTTtatcacattatttcatttagaaaatagcTTAACTTGTAGGTACATGTCATGAAATAAGTACATTTTTAACAAAACTGGAGGGAGTAGGGGGCAGAACtgtgttgagtgtgtgttttttattttgaaggacCTCCAATTACTACATTTTGTTAATAAATGACAGGATAAATTAAGCAATGTTTAGGATAGTGTTTTGGTAGGAGCGGCATTAGTACCCCCTGGTATCTGCAAAGCCCTTTTCTTTGCAGTATGTAGAGTCATTTGCTGCCAACAGCTACGCTCAGTATGAGTTGCTTTTTAAGGTTTCCACATCCATCAAATGTGAGCCAATTTGTAGCCACATTTTAAGAGAGTAAAACGAACAGATAAACATTTAATTTGGCCCAATACATctagaatattatttaaatatcttcAGTCAGCAAAATACTGTGACATGACCGTGACACTTTAAAAATGAGGTTCAGAAATCTGGTATGTATTTTAAATCTACAGCATGTTTCAATTTTACTGCTAAATTTTCAGTTATAATCAGAAGTAACCCTACCAAAACACAAGTTTttaatggaaagatattttacactacttcaatttttaaaactaaaaatatagttCCTCAGTCACCTTAGCCACATTCCAAGCTTTCAGATGCCTAGTGGCTGCTCTACTGAACAGTGCAGAAGGGGTGATACGCTCTATTGTGAATATTTGTGTGCTGCTCTGAGCTCCTTGATGGGAAGcattggattttattttctatgtatctGAAACTAGGGTGAGCCAGGCTAGACTTCACTCACCAACATTTAGGGAATGCCAATTCTGTGCCAGGTTCTGTATTAATTCCTGGCAGTTCTATTTCTGTGTCTATACCCTAGAGAAACTGTTCACCTGTGACTTTTTGAGAATAGCACTCATTTATTTGGCAGTTCTAGTTGTTCAAAGAAATAGTTATCATTCACACTACATGTCCACCATGAGTCAATAAGGGGCTCAGCTCCCCACAGTCTGTTAGAGGCCTAGGCCAATGGAGGGCCCCCTCTTGTAGGTGCCCCCTTGGGATCACTTGAGTGTCTCTATCACTGAGACAGGAAAGGAGTAAGAGGAGAGGATCTTGTACCGGTGAGAAACGTTGCACAGCACTCCACTCACAACTGGCTGCCCAGAACTGGTCATGTAACCTGCCATGGTTATTCAGCACCATCTTTGCACACAGAAAAAACAAGAGAACCAGTGTATTGACAAACACCAATGATACCTAACACACTGGGTCATACGGTGCATGCTGGAGGAGTATAAAGGTCAATTATCTATGTAGAAACCAACTTGTCACTCTGATAGTTGTGAAATGGTAACATCCTGATAAGAGCCGAAGATCTGCAGAAATGAGAATTTCAACATAATATTTGGCAATACTAAACTTGAAACaatgtattgttttcattttcctaattattAAGCTAGTACccctttgcaaatatttattggacatttaaattttctatgaTAGCTTGTTTATCGAACATTTGAATTTTCTCTGTATAATCTATATTCTTTCTCTACTATTGAGCtattaattttaaactttcagaagaaaatgtGGGCActcttaaaaattcattaaaaaatctttaggATTGAAATGTGGGCActcttaaaaattcattaaaaaatctttaggATTGGGCTTcttgtactttttttaaaaacagaaatctttCTTTACCCTGAgtttaaaaaaagtctttcatgttaaatttaatattaaaaataaaaataaactttcacaCAACAGTGGACTCCATATTGTTATACAAGTGGTCAGTTATGGGCTTTGtaaaaatctttttcaaaagGATCTAggtccagattttttttatatgaaaaaatatcaaAGTCTTTTTAAGTCCACACTCTCACAAAAGTTAATTCCACGTGGATTATTTACTCACTAATCCTAAAACCCATTTTTAAAGAGTCCAAGCTTTTCCTTCTGTATGTCACCCTACATCTGTATATCCAGGTTTCGTATTTATATGGATCTATGTTGGAGTCTCTGTGCTGTGGCATTATGCTGTTTGTTGTGActcaaaattatttctaatatagTTTACTGGTATATAAAAAGTGGAAATACTTTCCATAGTGGATGTTATAAAGATACAGTAATAGTCTTGGTTATCCTTGATTCTTTGCTCTtccatgcattttttaaattttttattttttttttaagatggagtttcactctgtcacccaggttggagtgcagtagtgtaatctcagctcactgcaacctctgcctccctggttcaagtgattctcttgccttagcctcccgagtagctgggattgcaggtggtagccactatgcctggctaatttttgtattttccgtggcaatggggtttcactatattggctgggctggtcttgaactcctgacctcaagtgatccacccccatcagcctcccaaagtcctggaattacaggcatgagctagcaCGCCCAGtgcatatgcattttaaaatgcttgtCAAACCCTGCTGAGATTTTTATTGGAATACCATTAAAATACCATTTAGGAAAATACCATTTAGTTGCATTTGAGGAAGATTGTCAATGGGAACATGCTATCACCATTTAGTCTGGTAAATGTAATAAAGTTACACCAGACCAATAACATTTCACAATTTGTTTCCTATATTTTGGGGAAAAGATCTtatttgcaataaaaattaaaaccacagattGCAAAATCAATTTTAGTTGATTCCATCAAGAAAGttttataatttgcaaataagAGGTGAGCAACATTTCCAAGTGTAAAttcaatatcagaaaaaaatcagttgagtTTCTATGCATGAGAAATGGAAATAGCTCTAGTAGGAATGTTTCCATCACCTCTTCTCTTGAACACTTTAAGCCCTAACCAATGTAATacgaaattaaaaataaaaatgggtatCTTTGTATTTTCTAGGTAGACGAAAGATTAGGGCTTAAAAGAAATCAATATTGCAAGATGTAAAAGGGTCGTTAGATTTTTGCCATTTAAGCATAATTTTTGTCATAGGTTTTTGGAAGATGCTCAGCTTaaggcatttttctttattcccaaatggctttttttaaataaaattttaacattacGTTTACGTGacttttgtctcttttaaaagagttccttttgtttcttttaaaaatattgaatagatttttctcatgtttctcCTTATATTCCTGGAATGATACTTTGTCATAATCTCTATGTATAGATGGTACTGCTAACTTTGAGGATCTAATAGAAATCTTTACGTAAGTGAAATTgctctgtattttctctttcagtaCTATCCTTACAGTGTTTCATTATCAAGATTATAAGTGAGTGTGGCACTTTCTGTATTTCTCTATTGGATGTGAATTGTTTGAGAGACTAGAAATTGAGTGGTCCTTGAAGTGGTAAGCCATCTCATCAATGGAAACATCTTGGGCAGGTGTCCTTAACAGAGAAGGAGAAACATGAATGGGTCAGGAAGGAGGGTTTGGAAAGTCTCAAATTGATTTGATTACTATACTGATTATTTTTGTTCaggttttctcttaatttttctacTCTATTCAGTTCACTATCACTAGAAATATAACAGTTCTTCTGGTATATAAATGCAAGTCAGATGATGCACcttttattattgtgtgggacaCAGAGATCTATATGCCATTACCTTAGCCTCCTGCTCCAgcaacaaaatactatagactgggtagctcatacaatagaaatttatttcttgcacCTCTCAAGACTGGAAATTCTAAAATCAAGGCATAGGCAGATTTAGTGTCTAGTGAGGgctcacttcctggttcatagaagGCACCTTCTCACTGAGTCCTCACCTGatagaaggaatgaatgaactcTCTAACATcttttaagggcactaatcccatccatgAGGGCCTCTCATGACTTAATTACTGCCCAGAGGCATCCCCAGTTAATACTACATcagagattaggtttcaacatataaattttgaaaggacacaaacattcagaccacagcagccATTGTGTATATAACCTACATCCTCCATCTATTACATGAGTAAATATAGGTTGTAAAGTGAAATGTTTGGTAGGTATGTGTTAACACTGTTCCAAAAATAGTGTTTCACTCAGTTCATGAATGTAGCTCATGAAATCTCTAGAGCATGGTTGTCATCATCCTAACTGTGCTTAGAAATGTGCCCTTTTGTAAAAAATAGCTAGAAAGCAAATGGTGCTTGTTGAAGAATGCACCCTGACCAAGTTGTAAAGAACTG from Callithrix jacchus isolate 240 chromosome 3, calJac240_pri, whole genome shotgun sequence includes:
- the ZNF518B gene encoding zinc finger protein 518B, whose product is MQIKKMKDIGQQLYTTHVNSGHNSLTMSPKQPDANGAPRPDRQETPTILYQGSEAEGAMMTIATCAKCKSVHKISLQDLQKGTGKDGMYVCFQCSLGAAPPSFHFMSNNPSATHVGNRTDTFSSSVNNKFKVRNFKPGKYYCDKCRFSTKDPLQYKKHTLQHEEIKFICSHCSYISYTKGEFQRHLVKHTGIFPYQCEYCDYGAIRNDYIVKHTKRVHERAGAKRPVKAVAKPEPKRTSTSKQNSELLKASSPRAAIQNKWSDQLSGFSLHANKDKMHNIMLLPEPKEYQKDVVCIPNKMTLSEPTEVNLFENKNVEVEVLSPAKEPVQPGMPLTVVAPAELVVPANCLAQLIDVKVVNGTQQLVLKLFPLEENNCLEAGRGNGGHSEHMAKEKGSDEQEKILSAEKTKSLTIDENVGKLVGIDSFQSSVQKQLKNMKWVRSYDFIMPDSSVHNHGKSFIHSETIEDFQKRNNLYPHRTAFPSVALKGHSLASVLKNSVLRSLGAASNPFPYKAVCFAENGRNLHSNSFPFAASPATFSFSGEKGLLPISENDLESRRKMSIPVKMISSNRKQEDNQTEEHKVVSSVGQISSQHKNEYLHVNITGEDRPEQPGDKPLELKNSERTTNTNDGPVISSVFSLSSGSENVPEGIKWNSSTSKIKSIELLRRKIAQLIESCGKPSSLASNSAHRRSGGQASKVTSKATSEGIQEINMSLTGPDHPTGTLQKPPNDGGGTGNRQLTHQQIYSQFVDGSVRKTKRRVARKAHVATPVLIPKGAVLRVLNSSEDAHIIEATCEAPVSIPCSETQLKPAPFCPVKQADSDLQPLRSERGPIDMSQNLETPLRPKLKKESAVCSTIPKKTGTLHGQQGSSELNKQGRLLSRNLSISRNKTKQVHFAKKKNKIQAEPSRSLKDPSIFQVARQLRLIAAKPDQLIKCPRRNQPVIVLNHPDVDSPEVTNVMKVINKYKGNVLKVVLSERTRCQLGIRRHHVRLTYQNAEEASHVKRQMMLKMKLKKVHKNNYQVVDSLPDDSTQCVFKCWFCGRLYEDQEEWMSHGQRHLIEATRDWDVLSSKGK